From Micromonospora echinospora:
TGGTGCTGATCGGCACGTTCACCGTCAACAAGCCGGTCGCGGTGATCGCCACGCTCGGCATCATCCTGGCGGCGGCGTACGTGCTGTGGATGGTGCAGCGCACCACGCAGGGCACGCTGAACCCGGCGCTGACCGAGGTCGAGGGCATGCGCCGGGACCTCACGCTGCGCGAGAAGGTAGTCGTCGCGCCGCTGATCGCGTTGATCGTGCTGCTCGGCTTCTACCCGAAGCCGGTCACCGATGTCATCAACCCCGCCGTCCAGGCGACCATGCAGGACGTCGGCAAGTCCGATCCCGCCCCTGAGGTCGGCAGCGTCCAGGAGGCCGCGAAGTGAGTGAACTGAAGCTGCCGTCGATCGACTACGCGGCGCTCGCTCCGATCCTGATCATGCTGGGCGCGGCCCTGGTCGGGATCCTGGTCGAGGCGTTCGTGCCGCGTCGCCTGCGCAACGCGGTGCAGCTCGGGCTCGCCCTGGTGGCGATGCTCGCGGCGATCGTGATGGTGATCCTGAACGCGGACGTCCGGCTGATCACCATCGGCGGGGCCATCGCGGTCGACGGGCCGACGCTGTTCCTCCAGGGCGCCATTCTGGTCCTGGCCGTGATGGCGCTGCTGCTCGTCGGCGAGCGCACGGTGGAGCGGGGCGGCGCGTTCGTGGCGCACGCCGCGGTCACCGCCGAGTCGGCGGAGGACCGCCGGCAGGCCGAGGGCGTCGGTGGCGCCACCGAGGTCTACCCGCTGATGTCGTTCGCGATCGCCGGCATGCTGATCTTCGTGGCGGCGAACGACCTGCTGACCATGTTCATCGCGCTTGAGGTCTTCTCGCTGCCGCTCTACCTGCTCTGCGCGCTGGCCCGCCGCCGGCGTCTGCTGAGCCAGGAGGCCGCGCTGAAGTACTTCATGCTCGGCGCGTACGCCTCGGCGTTCTTCCTGTTCGGTGTCGCCCTGATCTACGGCTTCACCTCCGGCATCCCGGGCCGTGGGGCCGGCGTCGACTTCGCCACCGTGCACGCCGCGGTCACCGAGTCCCCGTCCAGCCCGGTGCTGCTGTTCGCCGGCATGGCGCTGCTCAGCATCGGCCTGCTGTTCAAGGCCGCCGCCGCGCCGTTCCACGTCTGGACGCCGGACGTCTACCAGGGCGCTCCGACCCCGGTGACCGGCTTCATGGCCGCCTGCACCAAGGTCGCCGCGTTCGGCGCGCTGCTGCGCGTCTTCCACGTCGCGTTCGCCGGGGCCTCCTGGGACTTCACCCCGGTGCTCGGCACGGTGGCGGTGCTGACCATGCTGGTCGGCGCGGTGCTCGCGGTCACCCAGACGGACATCAAGCGCCTGCTGGCGTACTCGTCGATCGCGAACGCCGGCTACCTGCTGGTCGGTGTGCTGGCGCCGAGCCGCGAAGGGCTCTCCGGCACGATGTTCTACCTGGCCGCGTACGGCTTCTCGGTGCTCGCCGCGTTCGCCGTGGTGACGCTGGTGCGCGACAGCAACGGGGAGGCCACCCACCTGTCCCGCTGGGCCGGGCTGGGCCGCCGCTCGCCGTTCTTCGCGGCGATCTTCACGTTCATCCTGCTGGCCTTCGCCGGCATCCCGCTCACCAGCGGTTTCACCAGCAAGTTCGCGGTCTTCGGCCCGGCCCTGGAGGCCAACCAGGTCTGGCTGGTGATCGCCGGTGTGCTGACCAGCATGGTGCTGGCCTTCCCGTACCTGCGGGTCGTGGTGATGATGTGGCTCTCCGAGCCGGGCGAGGCCACGCCGACGGTGACCGTGCCGGGCGCGCTCACCTCGGCGGCGCTGGTCATCGGCGTGCTGGCCACGCTGGTGCTCGGCGTGGTCCCGGGTCCGCTGCTCGACCTGACGACTGGCGCCGCCGAATTCGTCAGATGACCGAGGTGTTCCCACCGAGGGCCGGTACGCCGTGGCGTGCCGGCCCTCGGCCCGTATCCCCCTCGACGAGCAGGTCGAACGGGTGTGGCATGGTTGAGGACGTGGCGAATCCGGCTGGCGAGCATTCAGGTCAGTTCGGCGCGCTCGGCCTGCACCTCGCGGACCCGCGCGTCGAAGCCTCCGTGCTGGGCGTGCTCGACCGGGTCGAGGCGGAGCTGCGGGCCAGCGTCGCCAGCGCGGACCCGCTGGTGACCGAGGCGGCCCGTCACCTGGTCGAGGCCGGCGGCAAGCGGTTCCGCCCGCTGCTGGTGGCGCTGAGCGCCCAGTTCGGCGACCCGGAGGCCGCGCAGGTCGTCCCGGCCGCCGTGGTGATGGAACTCACCCACCTGGCGACGCTCTACCACGACGACGTGATGGACGAGGCCGCCGTGCGGCGGGGCGCGCCGAGCGCCAACTCCCGCTGGACCAACTCGGTGGCCATCCTGGTCGGCGACTACCTCTTCGCCCGGGCCGCGGACATCGCCGCCGACCTGGGCACCGAGGCGGTACGCCTCCAGGCGCGCACGTTCGCGCGGCTGGTGCACGGCCAGATCGCCGAGACGGTCGGTCCGCGCGACAACGATCCGGTCGCGCACTACCTGCACGTGATCG
This genomic window contains:
- the nuoN gene encoding NADH-quinone oxidoreductase subunit NuoN produces the protein MSELKLPSIDYAALAPILIMLGAALVGILVEAFVPRRLRNAVQLGLALVAMLAAIVMVILNADVRLITIGGAIAVDGPTLFLQGAILVLAVMALLLVGERTVERGGAFVAHAAVTAESAEDRRQAEGVGGATEVYPLMSFAIAGMLIFVAANDLLTMFIALEVFSLPLYLLCALARRRRLLSQEAALKYFMLGAYASAFFLFGVALIYGFTSGIPGRGAGVDFATVHAAVTESPSSPVLLFAGMALLSIGLLFKAAAAPFHVWTPDVYQGAPTPVTGFMAACTKVAAFGALLRVFHVAFAGASWDFTPVLGTVAVLTMLVGAVLAVTQTDIKRLLAYSSIANAGYLLVGVLAPSREGLSGTMFYLAAYGFSVLAAFAVVTLVRDSNGEATHLSRWAGLGRRSPFFAAIFTFILLAFAGIPLTSGFTSKFAVFGPALEANQVWLVIAGVLTSMVLAFPYLRVVVMMWLSEPGEATPTVTVPGALTSAALVIGVLATLVLGVVPGPLLDLTTGAAEFVR
- a CDS encoding polyprenyl synthetase family protein: MVEDVANPAGEHSGQFGALGLHLADPRVEASVLGVLDRVEAELRASVASADPLVTEAARHLVEAGGKRFRPLLVALSAQFGDPEAAQVVPAAVVMELTHLATLYHDDVMDEAAVRRGAPSANSRWTNSVAILVGDYLFARAADIAADLGTEAVRLQARTFARLVHGQIAETVGPRDNDPVAHYLHVIAEKTGSLIATSARFGGMFGGAAPEHIEALAEYGEIIGVAFQLSDDLLDISSESIESGKTPGTDLREGVPTLPVLYALASDDADAASVRLREILATGPLVDDALHAEALGLLRESPALKRARETVRSYAEDARARLAPLPEGPARRALESLCDYIADRTS